The following proteins come from a genomic window of Pseudomonas putida:
- a CDS encoding 3-oxoacid CoA-transferase subunit A, whose protein sequence is MINKTYESIASAVEGITDGSTIMVGGFGTAGMPSELIDGLIATGARDLTIISNNAGNGEIGLAALLMAGSVRKVVCSFPRQSDSYVFDELYRAGKIELEVVPQGNLAERIRAAGSGIGAFFSPTGYGTLLAEGKETREIDGRMYVLEMPLHADFALIKAHKGDRWGNLTYRKAARNFGPIMAMAAKTAIAQVDQVVELGELDPEHIITPGIFVQRVVAVTGAAASSIAKAV, encoded by the coding sequence TTGATCAATAAAACGTACGAGTCCATCGCCAGCGCGGTGGAAGGGATCACCGACGGTTCGACCATCATGGTCGGTGGCTTCGGCACGGCTGGCATGCCGTCCGAGCTGATCGATGGCCTCATTGCCACCGGTGCCCGCGACCTGACCATCATCAGCAACAACGCCGGCAACGGCGAGATCGGCCTGGCCGCCCTGCTCATGGCAGGCAGCGTGCGCAAGGTGGTCTGCTCGTTCCCGCGCCAGTCCGACTCCTACGTGTTCGACGAGCTGTACCGCGCCGGCAAGATCGAGCTGGAAGTGGTCCCGCAGGGCAACCTGGCCGAGCGTATCCGCGCCGCAGGCTCCGGCATCGGTGCGTTCTTCTCACCGACCGGCTACGGCACCCTGCTGGCCGAGGGCAAGGAAACCCGTGAGATCGACGGCCGCATGTACGTGCTGGAAATGCCGCTGCACGCCGACTTCGCACTGATCAAGGCGCACAAGGGTGACCGTTGGGGCAACCTGACCTACCGCAAGGCCGCCCGCAACTTCGGCCCGATCATGGCCATGGCTGCCAAGACCGCCATTGCCCAGGTCGACCAAGTCGTCGAACTTGGTGAACTGGACCCGGAACACATCATCACCCCGGGTATCTTCGTCCAGCGTGTGGTCGCCGTCACCGGTGCTGCCGCTTCTTCGATTGCCAAAGCTGTCTGA
- a CDS encoding TRAP transporter large permease subunit → MNHELLWVLGLLAIVITLFVINRPRMDVVALLVILALPLLGILTVEQALAGFSDPNVVLIAALFVIGEGLVRTGIAYRIGEWMSERAGNSEARLLVLLMVAVAGLGSIMSSTGVVAIFIPVVLSIAARLQLSPSRLMMPLAFAGLISGMLSLVATPPNVVVHSELVRHGEAGFSFFSFTPFGLVVLVLGIGYMLLTRHWLNGEVRKDGRVESRRTLLDLVLDYKLNGRERRLRIRPHSPLIGHNLGELELRTRHGANVIGIERQHKFTTRVIAADSGTVLHQGDVLLLDLFAKHDDLRSLCQTMQLEPLHFKAAYFIDQSQDLGMAEVSLPPGSQLIGKSILELAFRTRYGLNVVGLRRDQAAIEEQLLEEKLRLGDTLLVVGPWKAVRQLQSKPKDFLVLSLPAEIDLVAPARTRAPQAVLSLAVMVGLMVSGAVPNVIAALIGCLLMGAGRCIDMNSAYRAIHWQSLVLIVGMLPFAQALQKTGGIDLAVGALVNVLGGAGPSAILACLFAVTAVIGLFISNTATAVLMAPVAVSTAAQLGMSPYPFAMTVALAASAAFMTPVSSPVNTLVLGPGQYRFADFVKVGVPFTVLVMLVTVVMVPWFFGL, encoded by the coding sequence ATGAACCATGAGTTGCTCTGGGTCCTCGGCCTGCTGGCCATCGTGATTACCCTGTTCGTCATCAACCGCCCACGCATGGACGTGGTCGCGCTGCTGGTGATTCTCGCCCTGCCACTACTCGGCATCCTTACCGTGGAACAGGCCCTGGCCGGGTTCAGCGACCCCAACGTGGTGCTGATCGCCGCCCTGTTCGTGATTGGCGAAGGCTTGGTGCGCACCGGCATTGCCTATCGCATCGGCGAATGGATGAGCGAGCGGGCCGGCAATAGCGAGGCACGCCTGCTGGTACTGCTGATGGTGGCGGTGGCCGGGCTGGGATCGATCATGAGCTCCACCGGTGTGGTGGCCATTTTTATCCCGGTGGTACTGAGCATCGCTGCACGCCTGCAGCTTTCACCCAGCCGCCTGATGATGCCACTGGCTTTTGCCGGCCTCATCAGTGGCATGCTCAGCCTGGTCGCCACACCGCCCAACGTGGTGGTGCACAGCGAGCTGGTCCGCCATGGCGAAGCGGGGTTCAGCTTCTTCAGCTTTACCCCGTTCGGCCTGGTGGTGCTGGTGCTGGGCATTGGCTACATGCTGCTGACCCGGCACTGGCTCAACGGTGAAGTGCGCAAGGATGGCCGGGTGGAAAGCCGCCGCACCTTGCTGGACCTGGTACTGGACTACAAGCTCAATGGCCGTGAACGGCGCCTGCGCATCCGCCCTCACTCGCCGCTGATCGGCCACAACCTCGGCGAACTGGAACTGCGCACCAGACACGGCGCCAACGTGATCGGCATCGAGCGCCAGCACAAGTTCACCACGCGCGTGATCGCTGCCGACTCGGGCACCGTGTTGCATCAGGGCGACGTGCTGCTGCTCGACCTGTTCGCCAAGCATGACGACCTGCGCAGCCTGTGCCAAACCATGCAACTGGAGCCGTTGCACTTCAAGGCCGCCTACTTCATCGACCAGTCCCAGGATTTGGGAATGGCTGAGGTCTCGCTGCCGCCCGGCTCACAGTTGATCGGCAAGAGCATCCTTGAGCTGGCGTTTCGCACCCGCTATGGCCTCAACGTGGTCGGCCTGCGCCGCGATCAGGCCGCTATCGAAGAGCAACTGCTGGAAGAAAAGCTGCGCCTGGGCGACACCCTGCTGGTAGTCGGCCCGTGGAAGGCGGTACGCCAGTTGCAAAGCAAGCCCAAAGACTTCCTGGTATTGAGCCTGCCCGCCGAGATCGACCTGGTCGCACCAGCCCGCACCCGCGCGCCGCAAGCAGTACTCAGCCTGGCAGTGATGGTCGGGCTAATGGTTAGCGGCGCCGTACCCAATGTCATTGCTGCGCTGATCGGCTGCCTGCTGATGGGCGCAGGCCGCTGCATCGACATGAACAGTGCCTACCGCGCCATCCACTGGCAAAGCCTGGTGCTGATCGTCGGCATGCTGCCCTTCGCCCAGGCGCTGCAGAAAACCGGCGGCATCGACCTGGCGGTAGGTGCGCTGGTAAACGTGCTGGGTGGTGCCGGCCCCAGCGCCATTCTTGCCTGCCTGTTCGCCGTCACTGCAGTGATCGGGCTGTTCATTTCCAACACCGCCACCGCAGTATTGATGGCTCCGGTGGCTGTCAGCACTGCGGCGCAGCTGGGCATGTCGCCCTACCCGTTCGCCATGACCGTAGCGCTGGCCGCGTCGGCGGCGTTCATGACGCCGGTGTCATCACCGGTCAACACGCTGGTGCTTGGGCCGGGGCAATACCGCTTCGCTGACTTCGTCAAGGTTGGCGTACCGTTCACCGTCCTGGTGATGCTGGTTACCGTCGTGATGGTGCCGTGGTTCTTTGGACTGTGA
- a CDS encoding potassium transporter TrkH, protein MPLPALRFIAFIIGVFLITLAVSMVIPMLTLLVYDRSDDLGAFVWSSLIVLCAGLLMVARGVPDTPQLRTRDMYLLTTASWVIVCAFAALPMVFIRHISYTDAFFETMSGITTTGSTVLTGLDSASPGLLIWRSLLHWLGGIGFIGMAVGILPLLRVGGMRLFQTESSDWSDKVTPRSHVAAKMILLVYLGLTALGTGALWAAGMTPFEAINHSMSLVSTGGFSTSDASLGHWEQPAVHWVAVVIMILGSLPFTLYVATLRGHRGILLKDHQVRGFIGFLVFVWLTVGTWLCLHSDLAWWDAFRIVAVNVTSVVTTTGVAVGDYTLWGSFAIMLFFYLTFVGGCSGSTAGGLKIFRFQVAAALLVSSLKQLIHPRATISKKYNGHPIDEEIVRSLLTFSFFFSVTIAIIALGLSLIGLDWMTALSGAATAVCNVGPGLGTLIGPAGNFASLPDAAKWLLTIGMLLGRLEILTVLVLVSPAFWRF, encoded by the coding sequence ATGCCGCTTCCTGCATTGCGTTTCATCGCCTTCATTATTGGTGTATTCCTGATCACGTTGGCCGTCAGCATGGTGATTCCGATGCTGACGCTGCTGGTGTACGACCGCAGCGACGACCTCGGTGCATTCGTCTGGTCGAGCCTGATCGTTCTATGCGCCGGCCTGCTCATGGTAGCCCGCGGCGTCCCCGACACACCGCAACTGCGGACCAGGGATATGTATCTGCTCACGACGGCAAGCTGGGTCATCGTGTGCGCGTTTGCGGCGCTGCCGATGGTGTTCATTCGACACATCAGTTACACGGACGCGTTCTTCGAGACCATGTCGGGAATCACCACCACCGGCTCGACCGTGCTGACTGGCCTGGACAGTGCATCACCGGGGCTGCTGATATGGCGTTCCCTGCTGCACTGGCTGGGAGGCATTGGATTTATCGGCATGGCCGTGGGGATCCTGCCACTGCTGCGCGTGGGTGGCATGCGACTGTTCCAGACCGAGTCTTCGGATTGGTCTGACAAAGTGACGCCGCGCTCGCATGTGGCAGCCAAGATGATCCTGCTGGTCTACCTGGGCCTGACTGCATTGGGGACAGGGGCATTGTGGGCTGCCGGCATGACCCCGTTCGAAGCCATCAATCATTCGATGTCGCTGGTTTCAACCGGTGGTTTCTCTACCTCGGATGCCTCGCTGGGCCATTGGGAGCAGCCAGCGGTGCATTGGGTAGCGGTGGTCATCATGATACTCGGCAGCCTGCCCTTCACGCTGTATGTCGCCACGCTGCGTGGCCATCGAGGCATCCTGCTCAAGGACCATCAAGTTCGCGGTTTCATTGGTTTTCTCGTCTTCGTCTGGCTCACCGTCGGAACCTGGCTCTGCCTGCACAGCGATCTGGCCTGGTGGGATGCGTTTCGTATCGTTGCGGTGAATGTGACCTCGGTAGTAACCACAACAGGCGTTGCCGTGGGTGATTACACGCTCTGGGGCAGCTTCGCCATCATGCTGTTCTTTTACCTGACGTTTGTCGGCGGGTGCTCGGGCTCTACCGCTGGCGGTTTGAAAATATTCCGTTTCCAGGTGGCCGCTGCCTTGCTTGTCAGCAGCCTGAAACAGTTGATCCATCCACGGGCAACGATCTCGAAGAAATACAATGGGCACCCCATCGATGAAGAGATCGTTCGCTCACTGCTGACGTTCTCGTTCTTCTTCTCCGTCACCATCGCAATCATCGCCCTTGGCCTCTCCCTGATAGGGCTCGACTGGATGACGGCACTGAGTGGGGCTGCCACTGCCGTGTGCAACGTCGGTCCAGGCCTGGGCACGCTTATCGGCCCTGCAGGGAATTTCGCCTCCTTGCCGGACGCAGCGAAATGGTTATTGACGATCGGCATGCTGCTGGGACGGCTCGAAATCCTCACCGTTCTGGTACTGGTCTCGCCAGCCTTCTGGCGATTCTAA
- a CDS encoding TSUP family transporter yields MMDIAVLSVFAFAAGLIDAAVGGGGLIQIPALFNVLPTAQPAALLGSNKLASVFGTAFAARSFIRKVTLDWGLIVPAALSAFVMSFAGAATVSLVPPSVMRPAVLVLIVLMAIYTFCKKDFGTLHKPAQIGRKEQCLAVLIGGAIGFYDGLFGPGTGSFLIFLFIRFFALDFLHASASAKVVNIATNLAALVFFVPTGNVLYAIALPMAVCNILGALTGTWLAVRKGAGFVRGLFLVLLCVLIAKLSWDLLAG; encoded by the coding sequence ATGATGGATATTGCTGTGCTTTCTGTGTTCGCCTTCGCCGCTGGGTTGATCGACGCCGCGGTGGGTGGCGGCGGGCTGATCCAGATCCCGGCCTTGTTCAACGTGTTGCCCACCGCGCAACCGGCGGCATTGCTCGGCAGCAACAAGCTGGCGTCCGTGTTCGGCACGGCTTTCGCGGCCCGCTCGTTTATCCGTAAAGTGACGCTGGATTGGGGGTTGATCGTGCCGGCGGCACTCAGTGCCTTTGTCATGTCGTTCGCCGGGGCCGCAACGGTGTCGCTGGTACCGCCCAGCGTGATGCGCCCGGCAGTGCTGGTGCTGATCGTGCTGATGGCTATCTACACCTTCTGCAAGAAGGACTTCGGCACCTTGCACAAACCTGCGCAGATCGGCCGCAAGGAGCAATGCCTGGCAGTGCTGATCGGCGGCGCTATCGGCTTCTACGATGGCCTGTTCGGCCCCGGCACCGGTAGCTTTCTGATCTTCCTGTTCATCCGCTTCTTTGCCCTGGACTTCCTGCACGCGTCGGCTTCGGCCAAGGTGGTGAACATTGCCACCAACCTGGCGGCGCTGGTGTTCTTCGTGCCGACCGGCAACGTGCTGTACGCCATCGCCTTGCCCATGGCGGTGTGTAACATTCTTGGCGCGCTGACCGGTACCTGGCTGGCGGTACGCAAGGGGGCCGGTTTTGTCCGCGGGCTGTTCCTGGTGCTGTTGTGTGTGCTGATCGCCAAGCTGTCGTGGGACTTGCTGGCTGGCTAG
- a CDS encoding TRAP transporter fused permease subunit: MSDTAQGLHASTDRWPAALFAVALVFSVFQIATAAFPLISTQVLRAVHVGFLLLVVYLSYSFVGHRRPWQPLAWLLGLAGMATAAYQWYFEGDLIQRSGELTTSDLIVGLLLIGLVFEAARRVMGIALPIICALFLVYGLLGQYLPGELAHRGYGLDQIVNQLAFGTEGLYGTPTYVSATYIYLFILFGAFLEQAGMIRLFTDFAMGLFGHRSGGPAKVSVFSSALMGTITGSGVANVVTTGQFTIPLMKRFGYKPAFAGGVEATSSMGSQLMPPVMGAVAFIMAETINVPYAEVAKAALIPALLYFGSVYWMVHLEARRSHLHGLPREQCPSAWDALRQRWFLLVPLMVLVALLFSGRTPLYSGMVGLALTAIVILGSAIILRAQKTWLRAAFWVALGILCSGFFRMGIGVILMVIAGLAIACCFVQGGRATLHACVMALAEGARHAVPVGIACALVGVIIGVISLTGLATTFAGYILDLGRDNLFLSLVLTMLTCLVLGMGIPTIPNYIITSSIAAPALLELGVPLIVSHMFVFYFGILADLTPPVALACFAAAPIAKEKGLLISFWAVRIALAGFVVPFMAVYDPALMMQGEGMGSTLYMVIKAAFAVALWGCASIGHLRAPMPWWERLLAFTAGVSLILALPISDEVGFVLGAAVLGWHYWRSRPASGHPA, translated from the coding sequence ATGAGTGATACCGCGCAAGGTCTTCACGCCAGCACCGATCGCTGGCCTGCGGCGCTTTTTGCCGTGGCATTGGTCTTTTCGGTTTTCCAGATCGCCACAGCGGCATTTCCCCTGATTTCCACCCAAGTACTGCGTGCAGTACACGTGGGGTTCCTGTTGCTGGTGGTGTACCTGAGCTATTCATTCGTTGGCCACCGTCGACCGTGGCAACCCCTTGCCTGGCTGCTGGGCCTTGCGGGAATGGCGACGGCTGCATACCAGTGGTACTTCGAAGGGGACCTGATTCAACGCTCCGGCGAGCTGACCACCAGCGACCTGATCGTGGGGCTGTTGCTTATTGGTTTGGTCTTTGAAGCCGCACGGCGCGTGATGGGCATAGCGTTGCCCATCATATGCGCGCTGTTTCTGGTCTATGGATTGCTTGGCCAATACTTGCCAGGCGAACTCGCGCATCGAGGCTACGGCCTCGATCAGATCGTCAATCAGTTGGCATTCGGCACCGAAGGGCTGTATGGCACACCGACCTATGTCTCAGCCACCTACATCTACCTGTTCATCCTGTTCGGCGCATTTCTTGAGCAGGCGGGCATGATTCGTCTGTTCACCGATTTCGCCATGGGGCTGTTCGGCCATCGCAGCGGGGGGCCGGCCAAAGTGTCAGTGTTCTCCTCGGCACTGATGGGTACCATTACCGGCTCGGGGGTGGCCAACGTCGTCACCACCGGACAGTTCACCATTCCGCTGATGAAGCGCTTCGGCTACAAACCTGCATTTGCCGGTGGCGTAGAGGCGACCTCCAGCATGGGCAGCCAGTTGATGCCGCCAGTGATGGGCGCCGTGGCGTTCATCATGGCCGAGACGATCAACGTGCCCTACGCCGAGGTGGCGAAAGCCGCGCTCATCCCAGCGTTGCTGTACTTCGGCTCGGTCTACTGGATGGTCCACCTGGAGGCTCGGCGCAGCCATCTGCATGGCTTGCCTCGCGAACAGTGCCCGAGTGCCTGGGATGCGTTGCGACAACGTTGGTTCCTGCTCGTACCCCTGATGGTCTTGGTCGCGCTGTTGTTTTCCGGGCGAACGCCTTTGTACTCGGGAATGGTCGGCCTGGCCCTGACCGCCATCGTCATCCTTGGCTCGGCCATCATCCTGCGCGCTCAAAAAACCTGGCTACGCGCGGCTTTCTGGGTTGCACTCGGGATACTGTGTTCAGGTTTTTTCCGCATGGGGATCGGGGTGATCCTGATGGTCATTGCCGGCCTGGCCATTGCGTGCTGCTTCGTCCAGGGCGGTCGCGCCACCCTGCACGCATGCGTCATGGCCCTCGCGGAGGGTGCCCGTCATGCAGTGCCGGTGGGTATTGCCTGCGCGCTGGTCGGCGTCATTATCGGCGTCATCTCGCTGACCGGCCTGGCCACCACCTTTGCCGGATACATTCTTGACCTGGGACGGGACAACCTGTTCCTCTCGCTGGTGTTGACCATGCTCACCTGCCTGGTACTGGGTATGGGCATCCCGACCATACCCAACTACATCATCACCAGCTCCATTGCCGCCCCGGCCCTGCTGGAGCTCGGGGTTCCGCTGATCGTCTCGCACATGTTCGTGTTCTATTTCGGCATCCTGGCCGACCTGACGCCGCCCGTGGCATTGGCGTGCTTTGCAGCTGCCCCGATTGCCAAGGAAAAAGGCCTGTTGATCAGTTTCTGGGCGGTGCGCATTGCCTTGGCCGGTTTCGTTGTGCCCTTCATGGCGGTCTATGACCCGGCGTTGATGATGCAAGGTGAAGGCATGGGCAGCACGCTGTACATGGTGATCAAGGCGGCGTTCGCGGTTGCCCTTTGGGGATGTGCGTCGATCGGGCATTTGCGTGCCCCCATGCCCTGGTGGGAGCGCCTGCTGGCGTTCACTGCTGGCGTGTCATTGATACTTGCCCTGCCCATCAGCGATGAGGTCGGTTTTGTTTTGGGTGCGGCAGTGCTGGGTTGGCACTACTGGCGAAGCCGACCGGCCTCTGGACACCCCGCATGA
- a CDS encoding diguanylate cyclase, whose translation MPVEFMVFPAQSRVLPYVVVLGVTFALTLGGILARPIESLSLFWPVNAVLAGVLLRYPRQATFTGFSLVWLAMVGADLLCGSAWVPALWLNLCNLAVVVTLWQLLSRLPRMHRRMRSPYGVLRVFAACAAAAAVAASMAAAMAAPWFQQSLRATWLAWFSEQFSTGVLVLPVLLTAPSVRALMRGGAQPIRLAPLLVLLASLAFSIAFGGPGAIAFPIAALLWCAWTYSPFLVSLLTLTAGSTLIVAVAQNLMHFSVPQSEPGVTTLMSARLGIAMLVLGPLVVACVSQANRSLMARLAHQATVDHLTGALTRSAFTQRANALLESRQQHAQALPLTLMMLDIDHFKSINDAHGHAVGDQVLRQFASTLQDQLHNDELLARLGGEEFVVMLPGLAPERAAFTAERLRRAIQDLHVVQADQRLQITVSIGVAGCNANMPAPGLEELLASADQALYRAKAHGRNRVEQAEAQRLVI comes from the coding sequence TTGCCGGTCGAGTTCATGGTTTTTCCAGCCCAATCGCGCGTGTTGCCTTATGTCGTTGTACTTGGCGTGACCTTCGCCCTTACCCTGGGCGGTATTTTGGCACGCCCGATCGAATCGCTGTCGCTGTTCTGGCCAGTCAATGCGGTACTGGCCGGCGTACTGCTGCGCTACCCCCGTCAAGCCACGTTTACGGGCTTCAGCCTGGTGTGGCTGGCCATGGTTGGGGCCGACCTGCTGTGCGGCAGCGCTTGGGTGCCGGCGCTGTGGCTCAACCTGTGCAATCTTGCCGTGGTGGTCACCCTCTGGCAGCTGCTGTCGCGCTTGCCACGCATGCACCGGCGCATGCGCAGCCCATATGGCGTACTCCGCGTGTTCGCCGCCTGCGCCGCCGCTGCCGCGGTAGCGGCCAGCATGGCAGCGGCAATGGCCGCACCGTGGTTCCAACAGTCGTTGCGCGCCACCTGGCTAGCCTGGTTCAGCGAACAGTTCTCGACCGGCGTGCTGGTGCTGCCGGTGCTGCTTACAGCGCCCTCGGTGCGGGCCTTGATGCGCGGCGGCGCGCAGCCCATCCGCCTGGCGCCGTTGCTGGTGCTGCTGGCCTCGCTGGCATTCAGCATCGCATTTGGTGGCCCTGGGGCCATTGCCTTCCCGATTGCCGCGTTGCTGTGGTGTGCCTGGACCTACTCACCGTTCCTGGTTTCATTGCTGACGCTCACGGCCGGCAGCACGCTGATCGTGGCCGTGGCGCAAAACCTCATGCACTTCAGCGTGCCGCAGAGCGAGCCAGGGGTTACCACGCTGATGTCGGCGCGCCTGGGCATCGCCATGCTGGTGCTCGGGCCGCTGGTGGTGGCTTGCGTCAGCCAGGCCAACCGTAGCCTCATGGCCCGTCTGGCGCACCAGGCCACCGTCGATCACCTCACCGGTGCGCTCACCCGCAGCGCCTTCACGCAGCGCGCCAATGCGCTGCTGGAGAGCCGTCAACAGCACGCCCAGGCGCTGCCTCTGACCCTGATGATGCTGGACATCGACCACTTCAAGTCGATCAACGATGCCCACGGACATGCAGTCGGTGACCAGGTGCTGCGCCAATTCGCCAGCACCCTGCAGGACCAGCTGCACAACGACGAGCTGTTAGCACGCCTGGGTGGCGAAGAATTCGTTGTCATGCTGCCGGGACTTGCGCCAGAGCGGGCCGCATTCACCGCCGAGCGCCTGCGCCGCGCCATACAGGACCTGCACGTGGTGCAGGCCGACCAGCGCCTGCAGATTACCGTGAGTATCGGTGTGGCAGGCTGCAACGCGAACATGCCGGCCCCCGGCCTGGAGGAACTGCTGGCGAGTGCCGACCAGGCTCTGTACCGGGCAAAGGCCCATGGCCGCAACCGCGTCGAACAGGCCGAAGCACAACGCCTGGTGATTTGA
- a CDS encoding 3-oxoacid CoA-transferase subunit B, with translation MTITKKLSRTEMAQRVAADIQEGAYVNLGIGAPTLVANYLGDKEVFLHSENGLLGMGPSPAPGEEDDDLINAGKQHVTLLTGGAFFHHADSFSMMRGGHLDIAVLGAFQVSVKGDLANWHTGAEGSIPAVGGAMDLATGARQVFVMMDHLTKTGESKLVPECTYPLTGIACVSRIYTDLAVLEVTPEGLKVIEICADIDFDELQKLSGVPLIM, from the coding sequence ATGACCATCACCAAAAAGCTCTCCCGCACCGAGATGGCCCAACGCGTGGCCGCAGACATCCAGGAAGGCGCGTATGTAAACCTGGGCATTGGCGCACCGACCCTGGTGGCCAACTATCTGGGCGACAAGGAAGTGTTCCTGCACAGCGAGAACGGCCTGCTGGGCATGGGCCCAAGCCCTGCGCCGGGCGAGGAAGACGATGACCTGATCAACGCCGGCAAGCAGCACGTCACCCTGCTGACCGGTGGGGCCTTCTTCCACCATGCCGACTCGTTCTCGATGATGCGTGGCGGCCACCTGGACATCGCTGTACTGGGCGCCTTCCAGGTGTCGGTCAAGGGCGACCTGGCCAACTGGCACACCGGCGCCGAAGGTTCGATCCCGGCCGTAGGCGGCGCAATGGACCTGGCCACCGGCGCCCGCCAGGTGTTCGTGATGATGGACCACCTGACCAAGACCGGCGAAAGCAAGCTGGTGCCCGAGTGCACCTACCCGCTGACCGGCATTGCTTGCGTCAGCCGCATCTACACCGACCTGGCGGTGCTGGAAGTGACACCTGAAGGGCTGAAAGTGATCGAGATCTGCGCGGACATCGATTTTGACGAGCTGCAGAAACTCAGTGGCGTGCCTCTGATCATGTGA
- a CDS encoding LysR family transcriptional regulator produces MALDMLREIQAFVSVAHKRSFVAAARALGRSPSAVTRAVQTLEDNAGSKLLNRNANAVTLTEAGERLLPHAERLLDVQRDAADELAALSGSAQGWIRFAAPQLLGELVLPQVLAEFSRCHPQVTLDVQYSDEALDPLQGKFDFVVRGAFPQSSELIGYPLWPYQRHLYASPAYLALAGTPQHPEDLDGHTLILHTAPRILKAWHFCHDGQITSLRPRPRLRLGSGGAVYHSTLAGAGIARLAAWVGETQVKAGRLVRVCPQYRLTSSSGQDPQMHAVYPAGELPARVRDLLAALRRAGSPS; encoded by the coding sequence ATGGCATTGGACATGCTGCGGGAAATCCAGGCGTTCGTCAGCGTCGCACACAAGCGCAGCTTCGTTGCTGCCGCCCGCGCGCTGGGGCGTTCACCCAGTGCAGTTACACGCGCGGTACAAACCCTGGAAGACAATGCGGGAAGCAAATTGCTCAACCGCAACGCCAACGCCGTAACCCTGACCGAGGCCGGCGAGCGCTTGCTACCGCATGCCGAACGCTTGCTGGATGTGCAACGCGATGCTGCCGATGAACTGGCCGCGCTCAGTGGCAGCGCCCAAGGCTGGATTCGCTTTGCCGCGCCGCAACTGCTGGGAGAGCTTGTGCTACCACAGGTGCTTGCCGAGTTTTCCCGCTGCCACCCCCAAGTGACCCTGGACGTCCAGTACAGCGACGAAGCCCTCGACCCGCTGCAAGGTAAATTCGATTTCGTGGTGCGCGGTGCCTTCCCGCAATCGAGCGAGCTGATTGGCTACCCGCTTTGGCCCTACCAGCGCCACCTGTATGCAAGCCCGGCCTATCTGGCCCTGGCTGGCACACCGCAACACCCGGAAGACCTGGATGGACACACCTTGATCCTGCATACCGCGCCACGCATCCTCAAGGCCTGGCACTTCTGCCACGATGGCCAGATCACCAGCCTGCGCCCCAGGCCCAGGCTTCGCCTGGGCTCAGGAGGCGCGGTATACCACAGCACACTGGCCGGCGCCGGCATCGCCCGCCTTGCAGCCTGGGTCGGCGAAACACAGGTCAAGGCCGGCCGCCTGGTGCGGGTGTGTCCACAGTACCGCCTGACATCCAGCAGCGGCCAGGACCCACAGATGCACGCGGTATACCCTGCCGGCGAGTTGCCGGCGCGGGTACGTGACTTGCTGGCAGCCCTGCGACGAGCTGGCTCGCCTAGCTGA
- a CDS encoding TAXI family TRAP transporter solute-binding subunit has product MNRALRLALASTLFTVCAAAQAAPTFINILTGGTSGVYYPVGVGISQIYSHGIEGSKTTVQATKASVENLNLLQAGRGELAFALGDSVADAWKGDAEAGFKTPLKKLRAIAGTYPNYIQIVASKESGITSLSDLKGKRISVGAPKSGTELNARAIFKAAGLTYQDMGKVEYLPYAESVELIKNRQLDATLQSSGLGQAAIRDLAATLPVVFVPIPADVVTRIGNNAYQPATIPANTYDGQNADVSTAAINNILVTRADIGDDLAYQMTKLIFENLPRLVTAHAAAKDIQPENAAKNLPIPLHPGAERYFKEKNLLP; this is encoded by the coding sequence ATGAACCGAGCCCTTCGCCTGGCATTGGCCAGCACCTTGTTTACTGTCTGTGCGGCTGCCCAGGCTGCACCGACCTTCATCAACATCCTCACAGGCGGTACCAGTGGTGTCTATTACCCGGTAGGCGTAGGCATTTCACAGATCTACAGCCACGGCATCGAGGGCAGCAAGACCACGGTGCAAGCCACCAAGGCCTCGGTAGAGAACCTCAACCTGTTGCAAGCCGGTCGAGGGGAGTTGGCATTCGCGTTGGGGGATTCGGTGGCAGATGCCTGGAAGGGCGATGCAGAGGCTGGATTCAAAACGCCCTTGAAGAAACTCCGCGCCATCGCCGGCACCTACCCGAACTACATCCAGATCGTCGCCAGCAAGGAGTCAGGGATCACCTCCCTGTCAGACCTCAAAGGCAAGCGTATCTCGGTTGGGGCACCCAAGTCCGGCACCGAACTGAATGCCCGCGCCATCTTCAAGGCCGCAGGGCTTACCTACCAGGACATGGGAAAAGTTGAATACCTGCCCTATGCGGAGTCCGTCGAACTGATCAAGAACCGTCAGCTTGACGCCACGCTGCAATCCTCAGGGCTCGGTCAAGCGGCTATCCGAGACCTGGCCGCGACCTTGCCGGTGGTGTTCGTGCCTATCCCTGCCGACGTGGTGACCCGCATTGGCAACAACGCCTACCAACCCGCCACCATTCCTGCCAACACCTATGATGGTCAGAATGCGGACGTATCAACGGCGGCCATCAACAACATCCTCGTCACCCGCGCCGACATCGGCGATGACCTGGCCTATCAGATGACCAAGCTGATATTCGAGAACCTTCCACGCCTGGTCACGGCCCACGCTGCAGCGAAGGATATCCAGCCGGAAAATGCCGCCAAGAACCTGCCCATTCCGCTGCATCCAGGAGCAGAGAGGTATTTCAAGGAGAAAAACCTGCTCCCCTGA